Part of the Quercus robur chromosome 5, dhQueRobu3.1, whole genome shotgun sequence genome, taaagtgagatccagttagctcaactggaaaaGTCTCTGCCGATTGTATAAGAGATCGGGGGTTCAATCTTCACTTAcacttggtttgatgataaagagttatcatcagaagcgaatgccataagttgaaactctctctcaaaaaataaaaaattctagatatcaaaatttttcccatcaaaaaaaaaaaaaaaaaaaggaaaaaaaaaaataaaaagaagcacTATATCATCCACTAAACTCACTAGCCATTGAAAATGTAAAATCAACTTGCATAACATTTGCCAACACAGTGTTTGATctaaaaagggaacaaaaaatacatcacactcaaaataaatcaaaacaagATCATGGCtacaatcaaaatcaagcacACATAACATTTGACTACTTACTATGTTAGCGAATTGGCCACATGAAACTCAAAAttacttgccaaaaaaaaaaaaaaaaaaaaccccaacttGTTGGGTGTTCTTGTTCGTGAGTCTACCTAATCGTCCAATCAAAGATTTTCTAATTGACAAATAATGCTTGTGCTCTCCCTCACTTAAAACATCGTCGTGAAAAATCTATCtatcattcatttccattcatAAAAACCTTGATTCTAGCTATAGCCCTAGCACTTGTCTCCTTAGCAAGCAAATCCCTCCTCTTCTCATTTTAGCTCAAATCATTATTAGATCCATTCACAGtcatactttaaaaataaaataaaagttatggtattgaattgatttatttatttttgaaaaacatactTCTTAGTTTTTACCTATAGTATAATTTCTTTAAGAAAAACTCATAACTttctttattgatttaattttcagAGTTTAAACCAAAACGACATCGTATCGCGTAGGCGCCAAAAAGAGAAATCCGAATAGAGAAATTGCCGCCCATATGAAGGGCAGAGGGTATATAAGGAAATAGAACATTTCTAATAACAAGCCCCACTGCCCCAACACAGTATCCCACCGTACCGATCATTTACTGCCCAATCGAAATCCCAGCGTCAACAAAGCTATTTACTGTAACTGTAAGTAAATTCTCTAACGATTTcgctttctctttattttatctttcaatCATACTGATTTTTAGCTCCTAATGCATATATGAGAATGTAACATTTTTGCATTTCAATTATGCtcaacttttagttttttatttttcatgttgttgtgaaattatataCATCACTTTGTGCACATTCTGCTTttcaatcacttttttttttctctctcacaaacATAGTTTAGAAACTGGAATAAATAATCCAAATGGTGTTAATAAGGGACAACTGTGTTGTGTTCTAAAATCAATCatactaattgattttttagcTCCGAATATTGTTTCGTGTTTTTTGTCTGTTCAATCAAGTTATAGCACATTCTATGCCTAAATCCTTTGTGTATAGTATATGTCACATTTTGCAATTCaataattgttacttttttcttaaatcaatGTTCTCTTCGGGGCAATTTTTGATTCAGGATTCCATTTTAGCAGTTATTTAGAAATTATGTACATCACTTCGTGCAGATTTTCTGAACTGAATATTACCAACTTCTCACAAAAATAGTCTCTTTTAGAATACAACATTCAAAAATTTTCGACACGTGGGTGGCCTAATGGATGCCAATGAAGATGCTAATGAAGGCATAAATCTTGAGATTAATGAGGATGCAAATGAAGACATTAACCTTAAGGTTAACGAGGATGCTAATGAAGACATTGGTCTTAAGGTTATCAAGGATGCTAATGAAGGCATTAACCTTAATGTTAATGAGGATGCTAATGAAGACATCAGTCTTAAGGTTAACAAGGATGCTAATGAAGGCATTAGTCTTAAGGTTAAGGAGGATTCTAATGAAGGCATTAATCTTAAAGTTAACGAGCATGTTGATATTTTAAAAGAAGATTTGAATCCAGCCGTGAAGAATCTGAAGAGGACTTATGCGGCTATGAATGGCTTTATAGAAATAACACTTTCAAATGGTCTTAAGAAGGCACAATGTGTTCATTGCGAGGAAAAATTTGTAGTGGAGCCCGGTGATGATGGTGGTACAGCTCAATTCCAGAGGCATGTGCAACAATGTGAAGGTTGTGAAGAGACCACTAAGAAGCGTTTGATTATGTCTTATAAGACGTGTAGAATTAAGAATGACAATGTGCGCATActtaagaattttaattttgatcaaGAAAAGGTAAGAGAGGCAGCTGCAGGGATGGTGATTGGGAATGAGTGCTTATTTAAGATGTTTAAGAGCAAAGTTTTCAATTTGTTTGTGAATTCTTTTAATCCAGAGTTTGAGAGAATATCGCCTAGAATTGCAAAAGGTGATTGTCTCAGAATATATGAGGATGAGAAAGAAGAGTTGAAGGAATTGTTAGAGACTGTTGATAAGTTGAGTCTTACAGCAGAGTTGTGGCATGTGGGTAATAAAACAGTTTATGTGTGCCTCACTGGACATTTTTTTGATTCTGAGAAGAAACTGCAAAGGCGCATATTGAGCTTATGTGATGTGCCATCTCCACGATCTGGACTTGCTATTTCTGATGCTATTTTCAAGTGTCTGCTGGATTGGGGAATTGAAAATAAAGTGTCTTCAATTACAGTAGATTGTTCATCAGCTAGTGGTGTTGCTTTGGATCATTTGAAGCATAGAATTGGCTCTAATGGAAAGCTTTTATTTGGTGGTAAGGTATTTCATCAGCGATGTTGTGTACATATCATAGATCTCATGGCACAGAATGGACTTAATGAGATTCATGATTTCGTGGACAACATACGTAAAAGTGTTAGATATCTgcgtttatcaaaaaaatgcCTCCTCAAGTTTACTGAAATTGTCAAACAGTTGCATATGCCTTCAAAGAAATTGATTCTAGATGATTCTGCATGTTGGAATGCAACATATTCTATGTTAGTGGCTGCAATGGAGTTTAGAGAAGTATTTCCTAGATATCAAGGTGGAGATCCAGATTACACCTGGCTGCCTACTTCAGAAGACTGGGAAAGAGGTGAACAGGTTtgtcaaattttaaaagttCTTGTTGACGTAAAAAAGGTCTTTTTAAGAAGTGAAAATCTAACTGCAAGGGTACTTATGAAGGGTATATGGAAGATAAGAGAAGTTTTGAGTAAAAAATCAATGGCTGAGAATCCTTATTTGCAGGCTGTGGTTCTTAAAATGAAAGGGATTTTTGACAAGTTTTGGGGTGAACTTCCCTTGTTGATAGCTTTAGCTACAGTCTTAGATCCAAGACTTAATATGAACTTTCTTGAGTTTTGGTTCCGAGAAAACTATCCAGAATTTGAAGCTGAGAGAAAAATTACCTATGTTCGTGATGCCTTATATGAGCTTTTCAATGGCTATGTTGTCAGTCAAGGTTCAAGCAACGGTGGACAGTGTATGCATGGAGATGGTCCAAAAGGTTGTTCTTCTAGTGTCTGTGTTCATACTGAAGATGATGAGACAGAACTATCTTTCTCGGACTCGTTTGAGCTTTACATGGAGCAACGCACTGCTAAATCTGATAAGTCTGAGTTAGACATGTACCTGGAAGAAGGACCCTGTCACAGTGCTTTGGGATCTGGTTGCAGTGTCTTGGAGTGGTGGAAAGCCAGAAGTTATGGCTACCCTATTTTGTCCAAGATGGCATGTGATATACTGTCAATACCTTTTGGTGCAACTTCAAGGTCTTCCTTGGGCACTCTGCACAGAATTGTTGATCACTATCACGCATCGATGTCAAAGGAGATGGTGCAGGCATTGAGTTGTGCAGCAGATTGGTTAAATTGCTCTAATGGAATTAGAAGTTCCCCAGatgttagtattttctttttcgatataaaaaattagttaaggTCACATACTGTAAGTATTTTAAATCTCATGGTTGTTGCTTCTCTTTGCAGTATGAAAAAAACTTTGTCAAAGAGATATGGCTACCTTGGGGATTATAGTTGTTTGCAGGCCCATGATGAAACTTCTGTATGTCTATTTCATTCTTCTGAatgcatcatttttttattttatttttattacagcACCAATATTTATTCACATAATATGCATAACTATACTCTTAAATTCCTGCTGTTGCAGGTAAATCAGTTCTGTTATTGTGGAGGGTGCTAGAAGTGATTGCTTGTGTTCCATTATCTTCATTTTGTAGGCATAGGATGATGGcatataaaatttaagttgtttacGTTTTCTTTGGCATTTGGTGAATTGGTGTTGTGTCTAATCTGTTATATTTAATTGTAAAAcctttattatatatacaatcTGTTTCtgttcaattatttttattgcagaactttttagttttctttcctGATCATTTGATTTTGATAAGAATGAAATAGTCAAAGATACAGAGATGTAATCGTTTATACATAACGATGCCTATAAAAACAGAAAGTGCCAGTTTTGCCACATTCtgcttaattttatttctaGTGTTCAGAATGTGGTTGTTAAAAGTGGTAAACATGATCGATACGGATCTTCTTTGTTGTACTGGGTGCCATTTATGGTGATATTTGCATAATTTTTCTCCAACTTCACCCTGTACCATTAGTCTTTTCAGCTGCATTCAGAAATTACAATTGGGATTTTAGAAGTAGATTCCATAATTTGTCCTTTTCCTGATTAAGTATGCTCTTGCATCTTTCTCTCATTCTCATTTCTTTCTAGTACTTTCCGATCACGTAGCAGTGATTCTGGCTATTCTTATTCTTTATGATCATGATCTACAAGGAATTGCTCCTAAGTTGCAATTTCAATGGTCATGTTCGATTGCTTGTGGATTTGCAACAATAAGTTGTTTTTCAGATGATACTATTTAGTCATATGCATTCCCTTCCGCATTTCCTGGTTCAACCATACGCATGGCTTCATTCTAAAagctttttatctttttcaacttAAGCTGCCCTTACATCAGGAAAAAATAATGTGTTTTTTCtaccaataatttttttgtatgatTGCTCAACAAGTACTGATAAATGTAGTGGAAACTGTAGCATTGAATGGTTTacaatattgaagaaaaaaaatcccgGAACAGAAGAAGAGGCATTAGCAATGAATTATGCAATATCTGACTGCCACTTTTACAGCTAAAAAATGTTCGTCTAGTAACTAAACAAGGGTGAGtttaatgatattttgtttttattaaatatggatttgttagaataatggttaaataatgtaatatatttatttattaattggtttaaaattttgggataagTATCCAAGTAAAAGCGGCGTGGAGTTAATTTAGTCTTGATTTGAGTCTAGTTAAATGATACTTTGTGTGCGGGTGTGACCGAACATTCTAAGCTATCTTTGCTAAGAGACCAGCGGGGATTGACGAGGCTGATCTTATCACACCACGTTAATTGTTgagattttttcccaaataaacaaatttagTATTTTCTTGACTAACTTTCAATTACAGCTTACTCTTAAGGTTTCATCTGGTTCTATCACAATCTATACTCACAAACTTTtcaattgttatttatttatttattttattgtttggattaaaaagaaaatggcaTTAACATGGGTCTCTTTAAAATAGAGTAGGAGTCCAATATGAGGGATAAACCCTAAAAAATAACACCCACATTGGCTTTCCTGTACATTGTccaaaataaaagtttattaCAATACTTCTCTTTTGGAGAACACTACACCTTTTTCCAAATATCTTGTTCATTTTTTGAAGAGTGGGTGTGGATGTTTTCACTTTTGAGAAGGGGAGAAGATAACGGAAAAAGGAATGAATAaagaatattaaataaaaaagagtttagAATAGAGAATGATGTGCATGTATTGAAAACATTtagctaaaatagaaaaaaaaaaaaaaagatattcttAAGGGgtgagatatatttttttttggatgaattctTAAGGGTGAGTTAATATGAATGCTATTAAGGGTctttggaaataatttttttttttttgatgaaaaaagattttattgatCAGAGAAACAAATTACAAACAAAGAGTAGGTTCCTccctaacacacacacacacaaaaaaaagaaaaaaagaaggaaagtgGGAGGGCAGCTACCCCAATCAAAGgaatcaaaaaaattacaaattaaagaCCACTTAGCTAAGGAGGGAGCTATCATATTGGCTAGCCTAGGAATCCAAGAAGTAGAAACATTAGAATctaaatgattttatttagaCGAGACTGTTATTGAGTAAACTTTAATAAATAATGTAACTATAATTTTATCTGTGATCAATAGAcaaatttaatatctatttttatatttatttgaaaaagaattaaTGTCACCAAAaacctataaatatatatatatatatatatatatataaatagtccCTAAAttagtgttatatatatatatatcactaatTTAGGgactatttggtttttttttgggaagggtAACAAATGCTATAATGGGATCCCTTAAAATTTAGAGATtacaagtttaaaataataaagaaaattaaattaaagtacACTATTGGATCTTTAACTATGAAGTTGTATTTTAATAAGGCTTGTTTGGTATGGGATTCCAAATAatagttttcagtatttaaacattaaaaattgtggataaaaaaaaaaaaaggtatttggTAGGAAATTTCATTTAAGAGTGTTTGAGttaaatttctcattttagGGTGCTTGAACATTGTATTTAGAGAACTCCTCCATactagttttcagtttttaaataacattacttaatgacacttttgtaaatatgttaAAAACTGTAAGCCCCATTTGATGAGGgaattttctctcttcaaataaaataataatacttttactatactaatttttctttttataaaaaaaacacatatacaTACTAAAcacataattatattttttacatttttaaatatattatttgaaatatgataccaaacaaattttttgtattatgaatattttaaacatattttcacagcactttttaaactacaattttcacaTATTCGATTCTTCTTGGATGATTatgttttcatgttttttgGTTTACTCATAGTcgttttatatatttaattattttatgaaattctagctctaaaatattgtgaaatgtaaaattataattaattgaatagaaaacaaataatactataataataaaaaacataatctaacatgacagacgaaaaaaaaaaaagagagtaaatggCGAAAAAGAAGGAACccaaatatttagaattttttttctaaataacaataaatattaaaaaatttagttagttgtcacgtttcaaaacaatgttgaaaactagcatctcaagtgtttaaaactcgagttctaagataaaactcgagtttttaattCTCGATTTGTAAGAGGATGGGCtcaaagtgagaaaaaaatcgacgtgaaaatcgagttttaaagactcgatttccataaattgcagaaaaatgccgctatagggTCTTAAAActtatagggcttaaaaacaccactatagggctccctaaacctggtacttataaaaaaaaaatttgtaggaaaatgccgctatagggatttaaaacgtcactgtaaggcttaaaaacgccactataggtgaaattttttttgcatgaaactcgagtcttaaagactcgagatctatgtggcattttcacaCTCACGGCgcgagttctaatatggatctcgagtttctaaaactcgagatgttatttttcttaaatcGTTCAAACCGTTCCTAACTTACTATTTTGAATCACTATTCACATCTGTTCTGCATAAAACGGACGAAATGAGTAATTAGTTATAATTTCCCAACCATTTAGTTAGTAGTTCTAGTtacaaaactatattatttactagcatctcgagttttttagactcgattttggcctataaatcgagcatcaaagactcgatttctatgctcTAATTACTTCCGACGTGACATATTTTTCCACGTGGatacatagaaatcgagtctctaagactcgatttctaacccttataaataaaaacaagtcAGAGAGGAACCAGAACATCAGAGAAgaaagcagagaaaaaaaaaaaaaactagaaacagAAAGAGAGATCGGCTTCAGATCGGAGTGGGTCACATGAGCCAGTCACGCGAGCCagctctttctctccctctaatCTGAGTCTTTGGATTGatttgtttgagattttttaaatttgtttttaggTATTTTGGCTTGTCTATgagacttaaaatttttaattgggttggaaatcgagtctctgagactcgatttccaggtaggctccacatggaaaaaaaatccacatcgGACGTGATCAATCCATAAAAATCAAGTcccaaaaactcgatttataagtcctaaatcgagtctttaaggctcgagatgttaaaaaaaaaatttctttcaaaactggacctactaactagatagttggAAAATTAGAGTTATTTACCTATTTTTCCCGCACAAAACCTCCAAATATTTATCAAATactttagttaaaaaaaagaaaaagaaaaagaaacgaaAAATCTCAACTTCCTGCATACAAGCATACAGCCATGGCAAACGGAGGACTTAATAACAGTTAACAGTAATAGtaagaaaacaaaacatatgATTTATGAAGCGAAAGAGGGAGCTGTAgagtttaatttttgaaattgtgaTTCCAAAACCCTAAACCCATCCACACACCAATGCAGCTCCTTCAACTTCAATCCCTCACTCTCCCTCTACTTCCAAAACCCCTAAATTTAATCCCAAAACTACCCCTCAAAACCCAGAGAAACACCTTACCGGTCCTCTCATGCTCTCCCACCGACCAAGAACTACAAGTCCTGGAAGCCGCCGTGTTGGACTCCGACGAGAAGAGCCTCCCCTGCGTGCGAACCTACGAGAACGACTCCTCTCGCCTCGCTCTCGTCGGAGCCGTCTCCTTCCACCAGGCCTTGACCGCCGCCGCTGCCGACGGCGGTCGTGCCGCCGACGAGCACCTCGACTCCGGCATCCCCGCTATGGTCGTCGAGACCGTGTTCCCGGCCCGCTCCGATGACCACAGCACCGTCTCCACTCGACTGGTACCTTCATTTCTATCACCTTCTCTATCTTTCAATAACGTTTTATAGAATTCTGAATAAATTGATAGAAATCATAGTTATGATAGACTTGCATAATTGCATTTGCctctaattttgaaaaaaaaaagggatgtGGGTTTTGATTGAATTGCGTTTATTATTTGAATTAGTGGTTGAGATTAAATTGCTAAGTGTGTATAGATAATAGATGAACTTATTTTCAATGGCTTATTTTGTTTAGAAAAATAAGTTGTGTAAAAGTAACTACTAGGTACAGTTGTACCTGGAAATAGCgaagttttaaaaaactgtacataaGCTGGTGGTGAAAATAAGCtgacattttaaattaaaacaaatagatAGACCCGGATTAGTGAGGGTACGATTGAAACAGTAGATGACTAAGTGTGGTGCAGTCTCTCTCATTATGatcttttggttttgggttGTATTAGAACCTGCCAGGTAAGTACTACATGAATGGTAATTTTTATTGCTTGGTTTGTATATGTCTTGTGTACATGTAGCCGACCTTGATTAGTTTGTTTAGGATTCATAGCtgatctcaaaattttgaggacATGGTGGGTggtggttgttattgttgtattGTGGTTGATTGGTTATTACTATGGTTCTGAGTTCTTCCTACTTAATGACCTTTAAAAGTATCTGGTGTTCAGTTTCCCATTCTATGATCCTTTCTGTTGGTCTTGATTATGTAGGCATGAATAACCTTGCGAAGTAATGAATTGTCATTTGAGTTCCATTGTTGAATATATGTCTAAAGTTATTTTCTTTAACAGTTCTTGCCTGCTAGGAAAGTTAGCGAAAGAGCGAAAAAGCTCAGGAGGTCTATCTCAGAAGATATGCTGTTGAGCACCACCTCTAGAAATATACTTGCCATGACATTTAGACAAGTAGTTTTGGAACAGCTTTGGAGCTTTGAACTGGTTGTTTTTAGACCTGGGTCAGAAAGAAATATGGAGGATCTGGAAAACCCGAGAGAGGTTTGTCATCCTTTCTTATGTATTAAGCTCTTGCATTTTGGTGTCTGCATCGCTTTTCCATAAATTGTAATATCATATAAATATGTCTGCCCTGCAGGTGCCACATTGATACTGATAGGTTCAGTTCTCTTATGCCTTTCGTATCAGCAGGTCCCTGCATCTTTTTCTCTTAGCTCATCAGATGAAAGGGCTATCGCTGTGCTTGCGGAAGCTATTTGCATTTCTGCTCTTCAAAGCACTGAAAGACATTTCCTTGATAATATATGGAGCAAACCTTCAAGTAATATCTTCCGTTGGTTTCGAAAGCCCACAAGGATTGCATCAAAAGATTCCTCAGTCATCATATACGAGTTATTTGAGGATGAGATAATTGAAAATGCTAAGACTCTGTTGGAAGATTTTAATTCAACAAAGGAAGGCTATAAGCCCAAGAAAACAGAATCAAAGCACCATTGGTGGATGCTGTCAGGACAGACTGAATTGGAAAAGATTGGTGGTCCACAGTTCAGTGCTTGGACAAGGGAATATGTTCCTGCTTATAGGCTACAAATTGACACAGATATActcaagaatataaaatttgatggCTGGAAAAAATCTACAAATAATCGGTGGGAAGTACTTCTCACACACTCCCAAATGGTTAGACATGCTTTCTTTACTTCCTTGGGTTTTAGGCTTTTAATggtattttttcttcttgtgaCAGATGTGGGCATTTATACATGTTTGAAGTATCTGTAACCACTTTAGGTctttggcttaatttttttttttttttaatttaaaataagataGCAATGTGCATGATGAAGAATGAAGAACCCCCCTCCTCACTTTCCTTCTCTTCCTCCCtcagaaatagaaaagaaaagaaaataaaagaaaaatagtgcAGAGGCAGTTTGGTGATCATATAAGTATTAAGTGTGATGAAGCCGTATTTGTAAAATGCTTTTACAAGGATTGATTTTACTTTAACTTGTTAATCCCAATCTATTGGGATATATAtttgattgggtttttgttttatagCATTGATGCTATTTCAATCTAGCTTATCAATTAAATTTTGCAGGTTGGATTGGCAGGCATTTTAGATCTCTACTATGAAGATCTTTACTCGCTGCCCAACAAACAACTATCATGTGGTGTGGTTGCAAATTTTGCAAACTTGTCCAACAAAAAGGTacccaattaattaattaattttttctttcctttctggTAAAAACAATTGGAGCCTTGATTTTGCATGGTTTGCAGACTGATATGTGCAATGGTTTTCTTGGCTCTCTGGCACTAAGAAAGGAATTTCAATGAATTTTAGAAATAAGAAGGTTTTTGGTGCTCTGAATATTTTGAGATTCAAGAATGAATCATTAGAAGACATTGGCTCTGGTGTTTTGAATTTGTGATCGTTAGAAGACAAGTGCAATCCTTgcaatactaaaaaaaaattggacactGGTTATGAGTGGGTGTAAGGTGATACAATATTTACTTGTGGGAGAGAGTTGTAGTGAGCATACACCATTACCCCAGTAAACAGTGATTTTGCTAGTAGTTCAACATATATTCACAATTTTAGAGTTTATCATGAATAATCAGTCTAATAATtgttgccaatgagctctaactCAAATTGCACCTCATTCCCTTGTAAGAGTAAAAGGTGGAGAGTGGGGTTATGAATTCAAGACCTACTAGCTGCATATCTAACTtactaataaagaaaaattttctaaagatatatatatatatatatatatatatattttctggATATTTTGGCTTTGAACATTCAAGAAAAAACAGTACTCCTTTTGGTATTTCAGATAGATCTGGAGAATCTCCAAGTGAACTCATACTGCAgtcaaatttgaaacttctaTAGGGGTA contains:
- the LOC126726058 gene encoding zinc finger BED domain-containing protein RICESLEEPER 1-like, yielding MDANEDANEGINLEINEDANEDINLKVNEDANEDIGLKVIKDANEGINLNVNEDANEDISLKVNKDANEGISLKVKEDSNEGINLKVNEHVDILKEDLNPAVKNLKRTYAAMNGFIEITLSNGLKKAQCVHCEEKFVVEPGDDGGTAQFQRHVQQCEGCEETTKKRLIMSYKTCRIKNDNVRILKNFNFDQEKVREAAAGMVIGNECLFKMFKSKVFNLFVNSFNPEFERISPRIAKGDCLRIYEDEKEELKELLETVDKLSLTAELWHVGNKTVYVCLTGHFFDSEKKLQRRILSLCDVPSPRSGLAISDAIFKCLLDWGIENKVSSITVDCSSASGVALDHLKHRIGSNGKLLFGGKVFHQRCCVHIIDLMAQNGLNEIHDFVDNIRKSVRYLRLSKKCLLKFTEIVKQLHMPSKKLILDDSACWNATYSMLVAAMEFREVFPRYQGGDPDYTWLPTSEDWERGEQVCQILKVLVDVKKVFLRSENLTARVLMKGIWKIREVLSKKSMAENPYLQAVVLKMKGIFDKFWGELPLLIALATVLDPRLNMNFLEFWFRENYPEFEAERKITYVRDALYELFNGYVVSQGSSNGGQCMHGDGPKGCSSSVCVHTEDDETELSFSDSFELYMEQRTAKSDKSELDMYLEEGPCHSALGSGCSVLEWWKARSYGYPILSKMACDILSIPFGATSRSSLGTLHRIVDHYHASMSKEMVQALSCAADWLNCSNGIRSSPDYEKNFVKEIWLPWGL